In Leptospira sp. WS58.C1, a single genomic region encodes these proteins:
- a CDS encoding pseudouridine synthase has product MGEKSAKEKTGKESSKEIRINRFLADCGLGSRRKVEELILSGKVKVNGVVEKNLSTKIRVDSDIVQVGNKKLVPPTGAVFLALNKPKGFLCSHSDRFHSNTVFELLPKKYGKLFIAGRLDLDSRGLLLLSDQGNLVQEITHPSEGSEKEYEVILEEELDPKEVKDRFTKGFMDEGEFLKAEKVLSLTKGEASSKFRVILKQGRKRQIRRMFSILGGRVIDLQRIRIGKLSLEKLKIGEGKFILLDPKVWRP; this is encoded by the coding sequence TTGGGCGAAAAAAGCGCGAAAGAAAAAACGGGGAAAGAATCCTCCAAAGAGATCCGGATCAACCGATTCTTGGCAGATTGTGGCCTAGGTTCTCGCAGAAAGGTGGAAGAATTGATCCTCTCTGGCAAAGTGAAAGTCAACGGAGTCGTCGAAAAAAATCTAAGCACCAAGATCCGGGTAGATTCTGATATAGTTCAGGTGGGAAATAAAAAATTAGTTCCTCCTACAGGTGCAGTGTTCCTCGCTTTAAACAAACCGAAAGGTTTCCTTTGTTCCCATAGCGACCGTTTTCATTCCAATACTGTTTTCGAATTACTCCCTAAAAAGTACGGTAAACTTTTTATCGCAGGAAGATTGGACCTGGACTCTCGGGGACTTCTTCTTTTATCCGACCAAGGAAATTTGGTCCAAGAGATCACTCATCCCTCCGAAGGTTCCGAAAAAGAATACGAAGTGATTTTAGAAGAAGAATTAGATCCTAAAGAAGTGAAGGATAGATTCACTAAGGGATTTATGGACGAGGGAGAATTTTTAAAAGCGGAGAAGGTTCTATCCTTAACAAAAGGAGAAGCATCTTCCAAGTTCAGAGTGATCTTAAAACAGGGAAGAAAGCGCCAGATCCGTCGAATGTTCTCGATTCTCGGCGGAAGAGTAATCGATCTACAGAGAATTCGGATCGGAAAACTTTCATTGGAAAAATTGAAAATCGGAGAAGGTAAGTTTATCTTGCTGGATCCCAAAGTTTGGAGACCATGA
- a CDS encoding SDR family oxidoreductase, whose amino-acid sequence MKQVLITGANRGIGLELANLYSEKGYTVYAACRKSSETLRRLGVKIFEGLDLTQSQSFETLSGFLTGIKLDILINNAGILIPDNLESVDFKELETQILVNAIGPIRLSRLLLPKLGPNSKLVFITSRMGSIADNTSGAYYGYRMSKAALNAGAVSLARDLAPKKISVGIFHPGMVATEMTGRQGIPPKDAAQGLFHQIEKLSPERSGRFFHQNGEELPW is encoded by the coding sequence ATGAAACAAGTTTTAATCACAGGCGCCAATCGAGGGATCGGTTTGGAGCTTGCTAATTTATATTCCGAGAAAGGTTATACGGTTTATGCGGCTTGCCGAAAAAGTTCGGAAACCTTACGTAGGCTGGGAGTGAAAATTTTCGAGGGACTGGACCTGACCCAAAGCCAAAGTTTCGAAACTTTATCCGGTTTTTTGACAGGGATCAAACTGGACATACTGATCAATAACGCAGGGATCCTGATCCCGGATAATCTGGAAAGTGTGGATTTTAAGGAATTGGAAACCCAGATCTTGGTAAATGCGATCGGGCCTATACGGCTAAGCCGACTTCTTCTTCCTAAACTTGGTCCAAACTCTAAACTGGTCTTTATCACGAGCAGAATGGGCTCAATCGCGGACAATACTTCCGGAGCCTATTACGGATACAGAATGTCCAAAGCTGCCTTGAATGCCGGAGCTGTTAGTCTCGCTCGGGATCTTGCACCTAAAAAGATCTCCGTAGGTATATTTCACCCTGGAATGGTAGCTACGGAAATGACCGGCAGACAAGGAATTCCACCAAAGGATGCGGCCCAGGGACTCTTCCATCAAATCGAAAAACTGTCCCCAGAACGATCCGGAAGATTCTTTCATCAAAACGGGGAAGAGTTACCATGGTAA
- a CDS encoding PQQ-dependent sugar dehydrogenase, producing the protein MRRFRNRFLLFSLFLGLFLFTGEDTHLLSKTKKQKPKQPGKKLESVFGWTQVASGFKEITDIQFHPSLPGEMLVLEKKGKVHLWNFTNKESKLIADFTGNVETRSEEGLLGLAFHPKFSENKLFYINAVSKEAGKDQTFILEFRYDDSKVIHWQDRKRILLRVDQPYSNHNAGQLSFGPDGKLYIGFGDGGAGGDPYKHGQNTSTYLGTLIRITPNLESNAPPYKIPEDNPFKNSPGFLPEIWAYGFRNPWKFSFDTKTGDLYLADVGQDDWEEVDLVLKGKNYGWNIMEGFHCFLPKENCEKQGLTDPILEYDHKLGRSITGGYVYRGKNLSKYYGWYIFADFVSGKILGFPTEVEGKRKLTVLGDTHFLISTFGQDSTGELYFGDFSSGNIFQIGKKN; encoded by the coding sequence ATGAGACGATTTCGCAATAGGTTCTTACTATTCTCTCTATTTCTGGGACTCTTCCTTTTTACAGGAGAGGATACCCATCTTCTCTCTAAAACGAAAAAACAAAAACCGAAACAACCAGGGAAGAAGTTGGAATCCGTTTTTGGCTGGACCCAAGTGGCTTCCGGCTTTAAGGAGATCACCGATATACAATTTCATCCAAGTCTTCCTGGAGAGATGCTCGTATTAGAGAAGAAGGGAAAAGTCCATCTCTGGAATTTCACAAACAAAGAATCCAAACTTATCGCGGATTTTACGGGGAACGTAGAGACAAGATCGGAAGAAGGTTTGCTCGGCCTCGCATTTCACCCTAAGTTTTCGGAAAATAAACTCTTTTATATCAATGCCGTTTCCAAAGAAGCAGGCAAGGACCAGACATTCATCTTAGAATTTCGTTATGATGATTCTAAGGTCATCCATTGGCAGGATCGTAAAAGGATCTTACTCAGAGTGGATCAGCCTTATTCGAATCATAATGCCGGTCAGTTAAGTTTTGGTCCGGATGGAAAATTGTACATCGGCTTTGGGGATGGAGGTGCCGGAGGAGACCCATATAAACACGGACAAAATACTTCTACTTACCTAGGAACACTGATCCGGATTACTCCGAACCTGGAATCAAATGCTCCTCCCTATAAGATCCCGGAAGACAATCCCTTCAAAAACTCGCCCGGCTTTCTCCCTGAGATCTGGGCGTATGGATTTAGAAATCCATGGAAGTTTTCCTTCGATACTAAGACAGGAGATCTCTATCTGGCAGATGTGGGACAGGATGATTGGGAAGAAGTAGATCTGGTTCTAAAAGGTAAAAATTACGGCTGGAATATAATGGAAGGATTTCACTGTTTTTTACCCAAAGAAAATTGCGAAAAGCAGGGATTGACCGATCCCATTCTGGAGTATGATCATAAACTGGGTCGCTCCATCACCGGCGGATATGTGTACAGAGGGAAAAATCTTTCCAAATACTATGGATGGTACATTTTCGCTGACTTTGTTTCCGGAAAGATCCTTGGATTCCCCACTGAAGTGGAAGGTAAAAGGAAACTAACTGTATTAGGGGATACTCACTTCCTAATCAGCACATTTGGGCAAGATTCCACGGGTGAGCTGTATTTTGGCGATTTTAGTTCAGGAAATATCTTCCAAATTGGAAAAAAAAATTGA
- the lipA gene encoding lipoyl synthase, with protein MNPLKKKPRSNAYQPAPEKPDWLKVRLPFREKENPVDFVRGSVEGGKLNTVCESASCPNLNHCWSRKTATYMLAGDICTRRCSYCDVAFGKPLALDPEEPLRVAESAKALGLKHIVITSVNRDDLPDGGAAHYKKTIELIRERLPECKIEILVPDFKMREENLEIVYSSRPDIFNHNLETVERLFPTVAPAKKYERSLDVLHHASERGFLTKSGLILGLGETLEEVHQTLKDLRSVGVQMVTLGQYLQPTPTHLPVSEYIRPEVFKDLKEFGKALGFRTVFSGPLVRSSYHADEQVPWFEN; from the coding sequence GTGAATCCTCTCAAAAAGAAGCCCAGATCCAACGCGTACCAACCCGCACCAGAAAAACCGGATTGGTTAAAAGTAAGGCTTCCTTTCCGCGAAAAGGAGAACCCGGTCGACTTTGTCCGTGGTTCCGTAGAGGGAGGAAAACTCAATACAGTCTGTGAAAGCGCTTCTTGTCCCAACCTGAATCATTGTTGGTCTAGAAAAACCGCCACTTACATGCTTGCCGGAGATATCTGCACAAGACGTTGCTCCTACTGCGATGTGGCCTTCGGAAAGCCGCTCGCATTAGATCCTGAAGAACCCTTACGAGTGGCAGAATCCGCAAAGGCCTTAGGCCTCAAACATATAGTCATCACTTCCGTAAACAGGGATGATTTGCCGGACGGTGGAGCAGCTCATTACAAAAAAACAATAGAGTTGATCCGGGAAAGATTGCCGGAATGTAAAATTGAAATTTTAGTCCCGGACTTCAAAATGAGGGAAGAAAATTTAGAGATCGTCTATTCTTCCAGACCTGATATATTCAATCATAACCTAGAAACTGTGGAGAGATTATTTCCCACTGTGGCTCCCGCCAAAAAATACGAAAGGTCTTTGGACGTTCTCCATCACGCATCAGAAAGAGGATTTTTAACGAAAAGTGGATTGATACTAGGACTTGGAGAAACATTAGAAGAAGTCCATCAGACCCTGAAAGATCTCAGATCCGTGGGAGTACAAATGGTGACCTTAGGACAATATTTGCAGCCGACTCCAACACATCTTCCTGTCAGCGAATATATTCGTCCGGAAGTGTTCAAAGATCTGAAAGAATTCGGAAAAGCATTGGGATTTCGAACCGTATTCTCAGGGCCTTTGGTCAGAAGTTCTTATCACGCGGACGAGCAAGTGCCGTGGTTCGAAAACTAA
- a CDS encoding TIGR00266 family protein codes for MNIQVLYKPSYSVAKVNLSSGESIKAEAGALMSMSSHIQMQTSKAQQGGLFKSLKAAFLGGESFWMNTFSASQPGEVLLAPTLPGDIEKLDLNGTVFIQSSSFLAAKPEIDIDTKFQGLKGFFSGESLFFLKLSGSGPVLISSYGGIEVLDVEGEFIVDTGHIVAFEEGLQYEITKFGGWKSFFLGGEGLVAKFKGRGRLWLQSRNVPTLGAWFRSELPPRKE; via the coding sequence ATGAATATCCAAGTTTTATACAAACCATCTTATTCCGTAGCGAAAGTAAACTTAAGCTCCGGAGAATCCATCAAGGCGGAAGCGGGAGCTCTTATGAGTATGAGTTCTCATATCCAAATGCAAACAAGTAAGGCGCAACAAGGAGGATTATTTAAATCTTTGAAAGCGGCTTTCTTAGGAGGTGAATCTTTCTGGATGAATACCTTCTCCGCATCGCAACCTGGAGAGGTTTTACTCGCTCCCACACTTCCCGGCGATATTGAAAAACTGGATTTGAACGGTACGGTTTTTATCCAGTCCAGTTCCTTTCTCGCGGCAAAACCCGAGATAGATATAGATACTAAATTTCAAGGTCTAAAAGGTTTTTTCAGCGGAGAGTCTTTATTCTTCTTAAAACTTTCCGGAAGCGGTCCGGTTCTCATCTCCAGTTACGGCGGGATCGAAGTATTGGACGTCGAAGGTGAATTTATAGTAGATACAGGCCATATCGTAGCCTTCGAAGAAGGTTTACAATACGAGATCACTAAGTTCGGAGGTTGGAAGTCCTTCTTTTTAGGTGGAGAAGGTTTAGTCGCTAAATTTAAAGGAAGAGGAAGGCTCTGGCTCCAATCCAGAAATGTGCCGACACTCGGCGCTTGGTTCAGATCCGAATTACCACCTAGAAAGGAATAA
- a CDS encoding TIGR00266 family protein, producing the protein MKFEILAKPDFPILKIDLNSGESIRAESGAMVAMSAQVKMETKAQGGIFASAKRALFSGESFFQNTFTAEGGNGELFLTSATQGDLEHRALKNEELILSRGAYVAGGTELVIDSKWGGFKGFFAGEGLFFLKVSGTGDLFFSSFGAIHEVDVDGMYIVDTGHIVAFEPSLEYHIDKVGGLKSLFLSGEGLVAKFSGKGKLYLQTRNQNSFASWANTWRRVQRSSSVGGGD; encoded by the coding sequence ATGAAATTTGAAATATTAGCAAAACCTGATTTTCCCATATTAAAAATTGATCTAAATTCCGGAGAATCCATCCGTGCAGAATCAGGAGCTATGGTTGCCATGTCCGCTCAGGTAAAAATGGAGACCAAAGCCCAGGGTGGAATATTCGCATCCGCTAAAAGAGCCTTGTTTAGCGGCGAGTCCTTCTTCCAAAATACGTTTACTGCCGAGGGTGGAAATGGCGAGTTATTCTTGACCTCCGCGACCCAAGGAGATTTGGAACATAGAGCTCTTAAAAACGAAGAATTGATCTTGAGTAGAGGAGCCTATGTTGCCGGAGGAACGGAACTTGTGATCGACAGCAAATGGGGAGGTTTCAAAGGATTTTTTGCGGGAGAAGGTTTATTCTTCCTGAAAGTTTCCGGAACTGGGGACCTTTTTTTCTCAAGCTTTGGAGCGATACATGAAGTAGATGTGGATGGAATGTACATCGTGGACACAGGTCATATCGTAGCATTCGAACCTAGCCTAGAATATCATATCGATAAGGTAGGAGGATTAAAATCTCTCTTCTTATCCGGTGAAGGGCTGGTCGCAAAATTTTCCGGTAAGGGAAAACTGTATCTCCAAACTAGGAATCAAAACTCTTTTGCTTCTTGGGCAAATACTTGGAGAAGGGTCCAAAGGTCTTCAAGCGTTGGAGGAGGGGACTAA
- a CDS encoding TIGR00266 family protein yields the protein MQFQISHKPSFSLLKLRLGPGQSIKSEAGAMVYMSSRMGVETKMGSGFLSALSRKIFGGESFFFNTYTAPETGGEIGLAPELPGDIIDLDLVGKSIFVQSGSYLASDPGIQVVSKFGGLRSLFGGEGLFLLEISGTGKVFLSSYGAIVPIRVEGNYTVDTGHIVAFENSLQFKVGKAGGNWKSTLLGGEGLVANFSGNGTLWIQSRVPSGFISWLTKLLPV from the coding sequence ATGCAATTCCAGATCTCTCATAAACCTTCCTTCTCCTTATTGAAACTTAGATTAGGCCCCGGTCAATCGATTAAATCGGAAGCCGGAGCCATGGTGTACATGAGTTCCCGAATGGGCGTGGAAACCAAAATGGGGAGCGGATTTCTTTCCGCACTTTCCAGAAAAATTTTCGGTGGAGAATCATTCTTCTTCAATACCTACACTGCTCCTGAAACGGGAGGGGAGATCGGACTCGCACCTGAACTTCCCGGCGATATCATAGATCTAGACCTCGTCGGAAAAAGTATCTTTGTCCAGTCCGGATCTTATCTGGCTTCCGATCCTGGTATCCAAGTCGTTTCCAAATTCGGCGGACTCCGTTCCTTATTCGGTGGAGAAGGTCTGTTCTTATTGGAAATTTCCGGAACCGGAAAAGTTTTCTTAAGTTCTTATGGAGCCATTGTTCCAATCAGAGTAGAAGGAAATTATACGGTTGATACTGGTCATATAGTCGCATTCGAAAATTCCCTACAATTCAAAGTAGGAAAGGCGGGAGGGAATTGGAAATCCACACTCCTAGGCGGCGAAGGTTTAGTCGCGAATTTCTCGGGCAACGGAACTCTTTGGATCCAATCTAGAGTGCCTTCCGGATTTATCAGCTGGCTTACCAAACTTCTTCCCGTTTAA
- the lpxC gene encoding UDP-3-O-acyl-N-acetylglucosamine deacetylase, with the protein MNFTEHRKTLKETVRIKGIGLHSGKEVNLIGHPAPVGTGIVFEYRKGEDKASIPVELSNVVDTSNATTLGDGLHRIQTVEHLMAAVFSVGITDMTLEIDSVEVPIMDGSSLPFLEAFESTGYTEFEERIEPIYVKNPMWVVDGDKYLVILPSETWKVTYTIDFPHPLLKGQNITIDLDRDILKNEILPARTFGFLKDVEALQARGLAMGGSLDNAIVLTQDGYLNESLRYENECVRHKILDLVGDLSIAGRPIIGHYLASKAGHALDVSMAKLVMSSVTGNELGKYKSRRIPLFNRKAAMV; encoded by the coding sequence ATGAATTTCACAGAACATAGAAAAACTCTTAAAGAAACAGTTAGAATTAAGGGGATCGGATTACATTCCGGCAAGGAAGTAAATCTGATCGGGCACCCTGCTCCTGTAGGGACAGGCATAGTTTTTGAATATAGAAAGGGAGAAGATAAGGCATCCATCCCTGTAGAACTAAGTAATGTGGTAGATACCAGTAATGCTACCACTTTGGGAGACGGGCTGCATCGTATCCAAACCGTAGAGCACCTGATGGCAGCGGTATTCTCCGTAGGAATTACGGATATGACCCTAGAAATCGACTCCGTAGAAGTTCCGATCATGGACGGATCTTCCCTTCCATTCTTAGAAGCATTCGAAAGCACAGGTTATACCGAATTCGAAGAAAGAATAGAACCTATTTATGTAAAAAATCCTATGTGGGTGGTAGATGGGGACAAATACCTGGTTATTCTACCAAGCGAAACCTGGAAAGTGACCTACACAATCGACTTCCCCCATCCGCTCTTAAAAGGCCAGAACATCACAATCGATCTGGACCGCGACATTCTCAAAAACGAAATTTTACCTGCCAGAACCTTCGGGTTCCTAAAAGACGTGGAAGCTCTCCAAGCGAGAGGACTTGCTATGGGAGGATCCTTAGATAACGCGATCGTCCTCACCCAAGACGGATATTTAAACGAATCCCTTCGTTACGAAAACGAATGTGTCCGACATAAAATTTTGGACCTGGTAGGAGATCTTTCCATCGCAGGCAGACCGATTATCGGACATTATCTAGCTTCCAAGGCGGGACATGCATTGGACGTTTCCATGGCTAAATTAGTCATGAGTTCAGTAACAGGAAACGAACTGGGTAAATACAAAAGCCGTCGGATCCCACTTTTCAACAGAAAAGCTGCGATGGTCTAA
- a CDS encoding lipoprotein LipL45: MNKVISVASAVLLVGLLTSGACKKPAENADSANAKQSQPSAIVVFSVGEAKIQHADLTEDKASLGTVLKEGDKIETKAKAKVDIQFSDGSAIRLAEKSSMEFSALALNTQGNTDTRLSLVSGKVFAKVNKASKDDQFSVVTPTAIAGVRGTSFVVDRTKNDRSVVKVLEGSVAVSPRVRALEGATAEEISANAELQKIKASLDKAEVILEKDESSIVKAPDKKFGEKELTKLDATLEKDIPKAVTKLTGAGVSKTEEEEIRTIVTLDKDTTDKLVKLNIDPKSGKVDEATNAANEAERKKIEEDLAKRQADELKRFKNVLVSAPKNLKTNKDLVNYYEKLEKIVLADGKTTIIGAIVDQQGSTMIVHTEDGIKKINQDDVKEVIYDFQTKSEN, encoded by the coding sequence ATGAATAAAGTCATTTCCGTTGCATCAGCCGTCCTACTGGTCGGTCTGTTGACATCCGGAGCTTGTAAAAAGCCTGCGGAGAACGCGGATTCCGCGAACGCAAAACAGAGCCAACCATCGGCAATCGTAGTATTTAGCGTAGGGGAAGCAAAAATCCAACACGCTGATTTAACTGAAGACAAAGCTAGTCTTGGAACAGTCCTGAAAGAAGGGGACAAGATTGAAACTAAGGCAAAAGCGAAAGTCGATATCCAATTCTCCGACGGTTCCGCCATTCGTTTGGCTGAAAAGTCCAGCATGGAATTCTCCGCTCTCGCTTTGAATACCCAAGGAAACACCGACACTAGATTGTCCTTAGTTTCCGGAAAAGTTTTCGCTAAAGTAAATAAAGCAAGCAAAGACGATCAGTTCTCCGTAGTAACTCCGACCGCAATCGCGGGAGTTAGAGGAACTTCTTTCGTTGTGGATCGTACTAAAAACGACAGATCCGTCGTAAAAGTATTGGAAGGATCCGTTGCAGTATCTCCAAGAGTTCGTGCTCTGGAAGGTGCAACTGCTGAAGAGATCTCTGCAAATGCAGAACTTCAAAAGATCAAAGCTTCCTTGGACAAAGCAGAAGTTATTTTAGAAAAAGACGAGTCTTCCATAGTAAAAGCTCCTGATAAAAAATTCGGTGAGAAAGAACTTACTAAGCTAGACGCTACTTTGGAAAAAGATATTCCGAAAGCGGTTACCAAACTGACCGGTGCTGGAGTTTCCAAAACCGAAGAAGAAGAGATCAGAACTATCGTTACTCTGGATAAAGACACTACCGATAAATTAGTGAAACTAAATATCGATCCTAAGTCCGGAAAAGTAGACGAAGCTACTAACGCAGCTAACGAAGCTGAGAGAAAGAAAATCGAAGAAGATTTAGCTAAGCGTCAGGCTGACGAGCTGAAACGATTCAAGAACGTTCTTGTTTCCGCTCCTAAAAACCTGAAAACGAATAAAGACTTAGTAAACTACTACGAAAAACTGGAAAAAATCGTACTGGCTGACGGTAAAACTACCATCATCGGAGCGATCGTAGACCAGCAAGGTAGTACAATGATCGTCCATACCGAAGACGGTATTAAGAAGATCAACCAGGATGACGTAAAAGAAGTTATCTACGACTTCCAAACTAAATCCGAAAACTAA
- the ptsP gene encoding phosphoenolpyruvate--protein phosphotransferase, which yields MNGGGKRTTYMGIVAFPGRFYGRCVKVGTKRRHLAHGAYIHESQKQEELKKLSNALDSSKIELKSIISGLKTREQDKELKEILETQVTITEDPSLQDSFRNRIKEYNENAFLAVQNTINELTDKFTRMDNPFFRERSDHFQDISNRILENLLDKKEEVSFLADQSEDVILVARQLTPSQMILMDKSRIRGIATDLGGKTGHMAILARNYGIPTIVGLKEFYRNINDFEYVFLDADTGQIVRNPTIEEVKYYGASSPLSFETKVIKPKKAVTKDGVKIRLKCNLESDTDCEIARKADVDGVGLFRSESLFLKYQDKNVSGEEQFLAYKRIAEGMDPNPVYIRTFDIGADKFSTGEFEENPFLGNRGIRYSLQNPDWFKEQLIAILRASAYGNLSIMLPMVTNLGEIKKTKEILEECKKELTASKEKFNKKIKLGVMVETPSAVSSMDVLAREVDFFSVGTNDLLQYLMAVDRNNVNVSSLYNPFHISFLRTLIQIVETAWKYERPLSICGEIASDTNFTILLLGMGFRELSISIPFVGPIRKILGSVSLKQANFLLKKILELSENEDYEAIEAFLFSKHLE from the coding sequence ATGAATGGCGGTGGGAAGAGAACTACATACATGGGGATAGTCGCTTTTCCCGGCAGATTTTACGGTCGATGCGTAAAAGTCGGGACGAAGAGAAGACATCTCGCCCACGGAGCCTATATCCATGAGAGCCAAAAACAAGAAGAGCTGAAAAAACTTTCTAATGCTCTCGATTCTTCCAAAATAGAATTAAAATCGATCATTTCCGGACTCAAAACAAGAGAACAAGATAAAGAACTAAAAGAAATTTTAGAGACTCAGGTCACGATCACGGAAGATCCGAGCTTACAAGATTCATTCAGAAATCGTATTAAGGAATATAACGAAAACGCATTTTTAGCGGTCCAGAATACGATCAACGAACTCACCGACAAGTTCACTCGTATGGATAATCCGTTCTTCAGAGAAAGATCGGACCATTTTCAGGACATCTCCAACCGTATTTTAGAAAACCTTTTAGACAAAAAAGAAGAAGTCTCCTTCTTAGCCGACCAATCCGAGGACGTGATCTTGGTCGCTAGACAATTGACTCCTTCTCAGATGATACTCATGGACAAGAGTAGGATCAGAGGAATTGCCACCGATTTGGGAGGAAAAACCGGTCATATGGCAATCCTTGCCCGAAATTATGGTATCCCAACAATCGTAGGCTTAAAGGAATTTTATAGAAATATTAACGATTTTGAATATGTTTTTTTGGATGCTGACACAGGCCAGATCGTAAGAAACCCAACCATCGAAGAAGTAAAATATTACGGAGCTTCTTCTCCTTTAAGTTTTGAGACAAAGGTAATAAAACCGAAAAAGGCGGTTACAAAAGACGGAGTCAAGATACGGTTAAAATGTAATTTAGAATCGGATACCGACTGTGAAATTGCAAGGAAAGCGGATGTGGACGGTGTGGGGCTTTTCCGCTCGGAGTCGTTATTCTTAAAATACCAGGACAAAAACGTTTCCGGAGAAGAACAATTTTTAGCCTATAAAAGGATCGCGGAAGGAATGGATCCGAACCCGGTTTACATACGGACTTTCGATATAGGCGCGGATAAATTTTCCACGGGAGAATTCGAAGAGAATCCATTCTTAGGAAATAGAGGGATTCGATACAGCCTTCAAAATCCAGATTGGTTTAAAGAACAATTAATCGCAATACTTAGAGCTTCTGCTTATGGAAATTTAAGCATCATGCTTCCTATGGTTACCAATCTGGGAGAGATCAAAAAAACAAAAGAAATATTAGAAGAATGTAAAAAAGAACTTACTGCCAGCAAGGAAAAGTTCAATAAAAAAATCAAACTTGGAGTGATGGTGGAAACTCCTTCCGCTGTATCTTCTATGGATGTACTTGCAAGAGAAGTGGATTTTTTCTCCGTCGGAACAAACGATCTATTGCAGTATCTGATGGCTGTGGATCGAAATAACGTGAATGTTTCCTCCTTATATAATCCATTCCATATTTCATTTTTAAGAACTCTTATACAGATAGTAGAAACAGCTTGGAAATACGAAAGACCACTGAGTATTTGTGGTGAGATCGCTTCCGATACGAATTTTACGATCCTACTTTTGGGTATGGGATTTAGGGAACTTTCGATCTCCATTCCGTTCGTAGGACCGATCCGTAAAATTTTAGGATCCGTAAGTTTAAAACAGGCGAATTTTCTTTTGAAAAAAATTTTGGAACTTTCCGAAAATGAGGACTACGAAGCGATTGAGGCGTTTTTATTCAGTAAACACTTGGAGTAA
- a CDS encoding radical SAM protein, protein MSTSTLRPESSIALLEEMERKYKQIPFEAILKQDILRQGIHFLPESFQVGEDYKTKDYFIFSFDHIPLADMKEGTDSKAPEEIKITGGYFNLLPTIVSTRNNPNSPYKVKRIPAGEKDEGRPGLYLNETFLGKLEYPPKPAWYRHKTKSGKIPGEIAPVIEWGYLIYLTVFRNCQYFGKDEECAYCDINHNYRQQKNAGRPYTGVKDIEDILEVLSWIDAEDEIAKVYTITGGSVITSLKKKNEIDFYLEYAQAIEQKFPGRWMGKIVSQAWENEDCKKFKDAGIQVYHPNYEVWEPELFRKICPGKEAYIGRDTWIRRIVDSAEIFGPSYVIPNFVGGVELSQPWGFATVAEAIKSTGEGLDFFMSKGIMPRFTAWCPEPYTTLGTQAGPPLEYFCELLTVWKSTFEKYNLPTPPGYGEPGPGKAVFSVSAFMDVIGYSGRA, encoded by the coding sequence ATGAGCACGAGTACCCTTCGCCCCGAATCTTCGATAGCCTTATTGGAGGAGATGGAAAGAAAATATAAACAGATCCCGTTCGAAGCAATTCTGAAGCAGGACATTCTAAGACAGGGCATCCATTTTCTTCCGGAATCTTTCCAAGTGGGGGAAGATTATAAAACCAAGGATTATTTCATCTTCTCCTTCGACCATATTCCACTTGCGGATATGAAAGAAGGTACCGACTCCAAGGCTCCCGAGGAAATCAAGATCACAGGCGGATATTTTAATTTATTACCCACTATAGTATCTACTCGTAATAACCCGAACTCACCTTATAAAGTAAAACGTATCCCTGCCGGAGAAAAAGACGAAGGCAGACCTGGTCTCTATCTTAACGAAACATTTTTAGGAAAACTAGAATATCCACCTAAGCCTGCTTGGTACAGACACAAAACCAAATCAGGAAAAATCCCGGGAGAGATCGCACCCGTTATCGAATGGGGATATCTCATCTACCTAACCGTTTTCCGTAATTGCCAGTATTTCGGTAAGGACGAAGAATGTGCATACTGCGATATCAATCATAACTACAGACAACAGAAGAATGCAGGTAGACCATATACAGGCGTTAAAGATATCGAAGATATTTTAGAAGTACTTTCTTGGATCGATGCGGAAGACGAGATCGCAAAAGTGTACACGATCACCGGCGGTTCCGTAATCACTTCTCTCAAAAAGAAAAACGAAATCGATTTTTATTTAGAATACGCCCAAGCAATCGAGCAAAAATTCCCTGGACGATGGATGGGTAAGATCGTTTCCCAAGCTTGGGAGAATGAGGATTGCAAAAAGTTCAAAGACGCAGGCATCCAAGTCTATCATCCCAACTACGAAGTCTGGGAACCCGAACTATTCCGAAAAATCTGTCCGGGAAAAGAAGCCTATATCGGTAGAGATACTTGGATCAGAAGGATCGTCGACTCTGCGGAAATTTTCGGACCTTCTTATGTGATCCCGAACTTCGTGGGTGGAGTAGAACTTTCTCAGCCTTGGGGATTTGCAACGGTCGCAGAAGCGATCAAATCTACGGGAGAAGGTTTGGACTTCTTCATGTCAAAAGGGATCATGCCTAGGTTTACAGCTTGGTGTCCGGAACCTTATACAACTCTTGGGACACAAGCCGGTCCTCCATTGGAATATTTTTGCGAGTTATTAACCGTATGGAAGTCTACATTCGAAAAATATAATCTTCCTACGCCTCCCGGGTATGGAGAACCGGGACCAGGAAAGGCGGTATTCTCCGTTTCCGCCTTTATGGATGTGATCGGTTATTCAGGAAGGGCTTAG